DNA from Elaeis guineensis isolate ETL-2024a chromosome 2, EG11, whole genome shotgun sequence:
CTTGTAGTATCTGTATGTCATttataaatgtatgctatatcaCGGAACAAGGTCCACGTGAACCCTACTGCCTCAAAATATTTTGCTTCTGCTCCTATGGGAGGTGTTGATGGACCTTAATCCCGTATGTTCATGACATGCTTTAATTAAACGGGTTAGATACTGAAACGGATatcatgatatatttttttttaaatcagctCATTCCTTTTAATGCCTTGGAGTGATTGACTGCAGCTGCTAGCAGAAAGATGTTGGCATTTTGACATTCTAAGgttgccatttttttttctaacagtGAGTTTGACCATTTATTTTCAGGTTAGAAGTGAGAATTCATTGTTTTAGTATTGGCAAAATATATAGTACCTAATTGAAAAAACtttgtaaaatattattttgctTGTATCTTTAAGTTAATTTGGAAAGTTTGAATGAAAAATATGTACCGCAGATGACTTTAACAAATGACATCTTTGAGTTTTATGCTTAAAGTTAAgaaattaaagatatatataatttagttatattataatttatcttattAACTGTCGTTCGGAGCTACTTCTATTACTTGAGTCAATGAAGCACACTGCTTATCAGCTATATTAAGATCCAAATCTTTTTCTGTCACTTTCAACAATTACCAAAAGTTGATTTGAATTGAAAAGTCAATTAACATGATTTTATGTGATGCAGTTTTGCATAAATTTTTCGTTAAATTTATTGCTCAATACAATTTTTCGTTAGACACAACAGGCCTAAAGCATCGCAATACGGCAATATAAACTGACCATGTTTCAATGAGGGTCGGTGAAATGCTGTTTGCGCGGCTAGAGTGAATTCATGACGGCTATGTTCGCCTCATCATGAGTATTAGCCCTAAATATGTGGAATTTTTATTTAGTTTTAGTTAGAAATTAGAATCCTGAAGATTTTGTTGCCTTGTTTAAACCCATTTATTCTTCAATCCACATATTTCCATCGTTTTTTGGACTCCATGAATTTAATTCTGCTTCGGTTAGCTATTTATTTACTGGTGTTACCTGGGAAATCCAAATATCTACGGATTCATATGCTTCAAGTCCTGATTGCTAAAAGGCTTATCCATCATTATACCACTTTGAGCTGCTTAAGTTTATGTTTGAGGATGCAAACTAATGATTGCTTCAATTGGTTCGTGTATTTATTACCAGAATATGTTTATCATGAAAACTTTTGCATCTTTTTCATGGAATCATGATTTATATCGTCTTGGATTAGAATTCTGGCATGTGTTTTTGGTTTTGGTTGAGATGGTTTAACTTGTTCTTTGATATCATTGTacgacacttttttttttttttttggattaagtGGAAAGATATGCCACCCTTTCCATTTGTAAAATAAAGAGGTACAGAGCGCTCATAGAAGAGTGATCTTAATTATAGAGATTGTTGGGACCATCAGAGGTTGTCCCATGACATTGTTTTAGTGCCGGTGGTGTATCAGAAAACGTGCTAGAACAGTGTGATCCATGGAAGGAGGATGGGGTCCATGCTGAAAGAAATAAATTCCGGATCCCACAAATACGAGGTTTGGATCTCCTTGCCTTCACGAAATCTGTCCCTGTTCCTGTTTCCAGACTGTCTTCATATTTTTGAGCCGAGAACAATTTTTTTAGAGTTGAGGCCATCCCAAATTTTATATATGGTTAGTGCTTTAATTTTTGAGTACCACTAGAGCCTCAAGCAGTCCACGATTATGCTGATCTGAACCACAAAGCGTTCATTCTCGGACTGTGGAGACGAACCTTTCATACAAGGCATTGGGAAATTGAGCTTCAAAATGAAATattcttctatttctttctttccacAGTATTCAGTAAAGAGTTCCAACCATGAAATCCTAAGATTGTACGATACTTTTTACTTTGTACATATTCCAATTTGATATATGAACACAGGGACATCATGGTGCACCATGAAGATATGACACAATTGGTTTTATTCTTGAAATGATTATGTTGGGGAGGTTGAGGCATAAAATTGCCAAGAGCATTATCTAAACCTAGAGGGAAGAGTTTGCTTGGAACTATATCTAAACATTCCTATGATGATGATGAGGATGGTGATGATGATCGatgaagaaaaagggaaaaacaaAGGAGAAGATGCATTAATCTCTTTGTATTCAATTACTTATCAATATATAGTCAGATAATTTGCTATGAAATTAAAGGAAGTTAATCAACAATAATATGGAAAATGGAACGGTAATGATATGGTGGAGAATACGTATGCCGGCGAATCAGATCTGTGATGGGCGAAGTGAATGGAGGATTCgcatttactaaaaaaaaaaaattcactacCATATAAGATCTGATTTGGTTAATGGAGGAGATCGGGTGAATTATTTTGGTTCGAATTCACTACTATATAAGATCTGATTCATTGGAGCTGGATCACCTTCCAATCATAATAAAGACTAATCTTATGACCATaattaaatgatttttttttttaatttttatattagctgTACCTTTTCCTTAATATTACGATTTAAATCATTATATATAGACATAGCAGTGATATACAATTGAATACGGAGAGATTTCATCCCCTCCTCAATTTTCCTGCGTTATTTACAGTAATGGCTCATCGATGTTTCATACTTGTGTTGTTAGTTCTGGGTGTTATGTTCACTGTAGCTACGGCTCGTGCTATTGGAGACGTGCCCATGCGCGCAAAGTTTGAGCAGTGGATGGCCAAGTATGAGCGATTCTACACGGATGCAACAGAGAAGGAGCGACGTTTCCAAATCTTCAAGGATAACTATGAGTACATTGAGTCATTCAATAAAGCTGGTAAATATACTTATACGCTTGCCCTCAATAATTTCGCAGACATGACTGATGACGAAGTCGACACCTCTTACCCTTGCGCTGGAGGAGGAGAGTCTGAGCGTCCAAAGTCCGCGACCGGAAGCTTTCGGTATGCCGACTTTGACGACTTGCCTGACGAGGTGGACTGGGCAAGCAAGGGCGCAGTCACTAACGCCAAGAATCAAGGCAACTGTGGTAAGATGTAGTGTACAATGAGTTATTATTCTCAAGAACGTACGATTGATACGTTATTTAAATTTAAAGAGAATGGgatacaaaacaaaaaaaaaaaaaaatgttatctCAAACAACCACGCAGGGAGCTGCACGGCATTCTCTGCTGTAGCTGCCATCGAAGGGATCTCTCAAATCAAGACCGGCAATTTGATCCCTCTGGCGCCACAACAAATTATGGACTGTGATCCTAATAGCCTTGGATGCAAGGGGGGATGGGTGAGCAACGCCTTTATTTACGTCATCAATAATGGAGGCATAGCATCGGAAGTAAATTACACTTACAAAGCAGTCACCGGCTCATGCGCCGCCAACGAGACCTTATATCTGGCAGCTACGATTAGCGGCTACGAGTTCGTGCCTCCAAATAACGAGACTGCGCTCATGCAGGCAGTCGCGAACCAGCCTGTTTCCATTTCCATTTGTGCTCACGGGAGAAACTTCAAGCGGTACGGCGGAGGCCTCTTCGAAGGTCCGTGCGATTCTTGTTTTAGCCACGCTATGACGATTGTTGGTTACGGGACATATTacgatgatgatgatactgaataTTGGCGATTGAAGAATTCATATGGTGAAGGATGGGGTGAGAATGGATTCATGTACATCAAGCGTAACGTTGAATCATACGGCGAAGGGCTTTGTAGTCTTGCCAAGGAACCTCTATACCCAACAAAATAAGTCCAAGAATCTTCTACTCTATATGGCATCTTATCCACAAGTTAGAGGAATCTTAACAATAAAAAAAAggaataataatttttatgattttgccatgtaataaattttatgtaatagTGCCTTTTGAAGCAAAGGGTGTAATTAATATTGTCGAGACTTGCTCCTACCAGAAATTGTATTATGAAGCTGCTATATGTCTTGACAAACGAATCTATGATATTAGTTATTATTTTCAATGCGCCCTTCATTTTGGTAAACAATTTTCTGTTGTTCTGCCAATCACCACATAACGAATACAGTCATCTTGAGAAAGATTTCTGGATCATATTTTGCTGAAGGAATTGAGTGCCAATAGCTGCTAGCGGAAAGATGTTGGCGTTGTGAGCTGCACCCTACACGTCTTCCTCCTTTTCGAGGTGAGGTCCAACTGGGAACCACCCTGAAACTATTACATTAACCACCTGGGCAAGGACTTTGCTATCCCTTTTCTACTTGGAGTCAATGATGACATCCATACGCAATAGGACTAGCTAGGCTAAAGCTAGCCGTGTAAGAACCGCACGGATCCTCTGCTATGCACTATACGGTATGCTCCGTctatcgtgtgatagacggtcaCGTATGGCCACGCACAATGAGCATGCATCCACGTGCTGCCGTCTCTTGCACGGTGGACAATGCGTTGTGCATCGTACAAGCTCAATGGTAGGGGCCCTTCTTTCTACTCTTTTCAATGACTTCCCTCTGCCATAAATCTTCTCGCTAGTTATATCTGGTTGTAGTCCATTGGTTGCACGCCAACAACAACTGGGAGAACGTCGATGTTCTTTTTTATGTAGTTTATGTAGGTACTCTAACATGCATGTCCTGCTTCAGCCTGGACTTCTCAAAGTGTAAAGAAATGTACTATTGGCCAAGTAGAGGGAAATGGGATAGGCTAGATGAAGGCTAATCGATAGGACGCGATTTTTGAGCTAACAAGTAGAACAAGGTCCAACCCTTCTAACTGATGTGCAAAATATGAGAACAACCGGTGTAAGTTACCAAAACCACTAGAAATGGAGGTTGAACATCGGCCATCATCATGGAAGCAAGCAGTTATTATGTTGTTTATGTCATAGTAGAAATAAGATGGAATGTATTCGGAGAAAAGATCTTCATGTATCAATGAATCCGGTTTATCTCTTATTTTCTTATCTTTATTTTACTTTGCTTCTAGATTACTGGTAGAACTCTAATTTAGTAGTAGCGATAATAGTAAATCTCTTCTATCATAGCCCCAAATAACCTCATCTTATCCTATCCATCCATCTTTGGATGGACAGTATGACAATAACGAAAGTtcctctagatcaaaacatattgaccTATGTTGTATATTCGAATCATCTTCATTTCAAAAGTCTCCTTTCTGGCTACTCAAGTATCTGTAGCACATCCTCACATCTATCCCTTTACCTTGAAAACATGCAAAAAAGCTTTTGATATGCTCATCCTAGATGGTGAGAAAAGCTTGACCGACAATAGGTCAATATTAATttgttctatttttttctttttcccatctctattttttttaatagattaatAGTCTAGCAAAAAATCAAAGGgagcttaaacaattccaaaacTTCTCATTTTTGAGAACCTTATTTGGTGATGCTCCTGTGATTATCCTCCACAATCCTGGTAGGAAGATGCTTAATTTGCCCATGCACAtactagcatatgactgacaaccatgatctactacatcagcatgTTAAAGGAGAGTACATAAAGTAATACATGGGCATGGCATGACTAATATCCCAATTAGTATGTAGAACTTTGCTTCATCTCCATGTGCACTACTTGATCACATCGGCATACAGTAAACTCCCTTGAGTTAACCAATTTCACGCAATTTACTGCATGGCGTGAAAGAAAGGGCTTGGGTCAGGTTCAACAGAGTGAATTAAATCCCTCGATTGGCGTCACAAATTTTCCAAGATTAAGCATGATGAGTGGCCCAAATTGGAGAATCCGATAAACAAATAGTAGTCGATCCATAGGCATGCTTGACTGCTCATCATGCTTTGAAAAATGTGAGGTGCCCAATGCTGTCCATATACTTCTCGCCCATGCATGGAGTTTCCAAAGACCTTTCAAGTTGTTACATTGTTTATCCTATCTGACTAGCTATATAAGAATCAATGTATTTTTGAAGGTATGTGATAGGGTGgctgattaattttattaaaggCTTCCACTAGGCTGATGAATATCTCGAGGTTATTATTTTTCTTGGGAGCCACCATCTCCCCGTTTTCTCAAGATTACCTTTGATAGCAGTGCATAGAAGAGATATACTCTTGGTGGAGCTGACTTTATTATCAAGATTGTTGGTGGTGCTTTGATAGCTTTAAGTAGTGTCAAGATCTTAAGGAGGTATTTGGTTGGTAACGAAAATCAGAATAAGAATGGAAATCGAAATGGCTtaaaatcggaatcagaatggtcAAATCGTCCGAATCATTTGGTTtgtgatcggaatcgaaatcagaatcgaaattaaaatagaaatttgaatatatagaggagagtagggattgagttctatatagattgagccattcccattccatcctggaatcagaatcggaatgggacttcTCCCAACCAAGTGGTTAGAATGaaagtcatccattccgattttgatttcagACCCCCATTCCCTCCGAGCAAACACCTCCTTAATGGACTCGTTTAGTTGACAAAAAGTGGAGGGGGGAAAGATACTTCTGGGAAGTAGAGGAAGAGTCTCTTGTTtagttggagttttaagaggaaAGAGAGTAAAAAAAGTACTTCCCATGAGAAATCATTTTCTACATTTCATGaaaaatgaaaatctataggggAGATGCGTTTTGGCACTTCCCGTGATATGAAAAGTGGTgatacttttttctttcttaaaatacTCTTTTAAGATCTATtgttaaaatttagtaaaatatcaatagatggttagaatgaaatactaaatagtaatataaaattatattaatattatcttaatatttatataaatataatattaatatttattattattttaatatttatattaatataatatttatattaatattaatataatatttatattaatataatataatatttatatctatattaataaatttattatattaaaatattcatattatattaatataatattaatatattagtattatattaacacaataaattattatggtctaatattatattataatatattaatattatatttatattaatataaatataatattaatatttatataaagtttatgagtaaaaatatatggttttatatttactaaggatataataggtattttatatagtttttctAAGAAAATAAGTACTCATTCAAACATAAGTTACTTTATAATAAGTCACCTTCCCATGATCAACCAAACATATTAAAATCCTATTCTCAGGAAGTAACTTTCtaggaagaaaagttcttctcacaAATCAAATGAGTCCAACATGACTGTTCTAATGGTGGAGCTGTATGAGGTATGAGAGGAGTTTATGCCACATAGATATTAAGGGCATTCCATATTTGTTTAGAGGGAGACTCCTTTACATTTATTAGATGACTTTTAGATCCATATCATGCTGACATCAAATTCCATCCCCTTCTATGGGATTGTTAGAGATTGGTGCAAACATTTCTTTCCATTGAGGTTACATGTATACAGAAAAGTTAATGCAACAACCAATTGAATTGCTTCTTATGTGACCAATCACATTAGGACTATGTTATGGGATTCGTCGATAAATCTTCTGGTTCAATTATTGAATATTTTGTTCACTGATTTCTATAGATATATGTTTATTCTTGAATGGTTCAATTTATTCAATTTATCAAATCTTCTAGTTAGTAGTGCACATCCCGGTAATCTTGATAACAGATTGCGACACCATTCTATATTAAAGGGGAACTAGAAGTCCCTTAGATAAGTCATTGTCTACTCTACTCTCTTTTAATATTTTGCATCTCTCTCTTTTGCTGTTTTTATAGAATTCAGCTGACTAGAGTATCAAATAGTTCGCCATCATACAAATTACTATAAGAAGAGTTCATTTTTATGTCTGTCCTAGATCATAACAGTTCAACTAGATTCCCCATTGGCATTCTAGTTGTTAGCTACCACTCTCCAGCTCAAAGCGCAACCAACCTCAGCCCATCACCTCAGTCACCTACTGATCTTAATATTTACTTCAGATTCTAATGGCAACAGATCCCACTTGTATAAGTTCTCAAGATACAGTTCCCAGTTCCTGTGGAAGCCTCCATGCGCCAACTTTGGTTCCTCTCATCTTTTGAAGCAACAAAGCATCATCTAAAAGTTGTAAGAGAAAGTTAAGATAATATATTGTTACTAATTATGTAAGAGAGATGAGCATAGAGGGACTTTTTCTGAGACTTCATTTCTACTTCTCTATTGGAACAACACCAAGAAACCATTGATCAAATATGAACACAAATTATCGTCTTTCATTCACAACTATGCTGATCTTTTCATGAGCTTGTGTTACCTAGACAATCATGTCATGCTCCAAAATCCATATTGGATTTCATTTGACTCAACTACATAGTAGGCACATGGATGTTTATGAAACTCTAGGGTTGCCATTTTTTATTGGTGTGAGGAGCTTTCCTAACAATGAATTTGACCCTCAATTTTCAGGTTAGAAGTGAGCACTCATTATTCTAATATTAGCCAAAAATGTAGGTATTGACAACATTTGCCAAAATATTATTTCTCTTGCATCCTTGAGTTAATTAGGAATGGGTGAAGTGTAAGGAGGATTCACATttcccaaaaaataaaaaaaaagaagaagaagaaagaaaaagattcacTACCATATAAGATCTGATTTGGTCAATGGAGGAGATGGGGTGAATTTTATTTCAGTTTTGATTCACTACCATACAACATCTGATTCACTAGCATATTCTCCATTTTTCATATTGTTGTTGATTCACTTCATTTTGGAACGTATAATCAGGCTACGTATGCTAATATATTGAGATGTTTGTGACTATTAGCCCAGTTATGAGGATGCGATGATCCACACATCTAAGATTTGGTCAGTGCATGGTCAATGGGATTGTTAATGATAGATTTTCTAGAATTTGTTTATATACTTGGTAATTTTTCATAGTTATTCCCGAGCATAAAATTTATTCAGGGCAAGGTCCagtttagttttaaaattaaataccAAAGTTGATGCCACAGGTTCCATCATATTACCATTTCTTATTCAAATACACCAATGGCCTGCCATTTGAAACAAAAAAACAtgttttgttgcggccaatcgcctcgtcgtccgatcgccggggagcgtgcacctgcaaaatgaagtccgcactgaccggaggcggctccggcggggaccctccgacggtcaagtcagagaggtgactgggcaacagtgaaatgtagacagagagctctgagagagagagagaaaggagcgagcctgcgtttgtGGGAGAGACGGAGAGGATcgattgcactgttgccttccccggtatatatagtggagcacggtatggcgccgtcattaatggcacggacaagtgaggaactgtcaactcactgtggactgtcagagtcgccgtgaaagtgtcacgtcgccgtgcggctgtcaaatcaccagggttgacgatgccctcggcgggacaatgcccctaggtagccgtgccgcatgtcgctgtcagagctgacaaggtctggcggctgtacggcgatcggaggagtcggtcgaccctaggtcggtggccagcagagtggcgccgggtggagattcgggcccctccgatggtcagcagggcatgttgcgagagtcggccatcagacttcctggtcggtcggccagtcggtcggtcgaccgtcggagtcggccagtcggagtcggtcggtcggccagtcggtcggtcggccgtcggagttggtcggagtcggccagtcggtgtcgtccgtcggtcggccagtcggtcggtcggtcgtcggagtcggtcggagttgtccgtcggtcggccagtcggtcggtcggccgtcggagtcggtcggagtcggccagtcggtcggtcgaccggagtcgtccgtcggagtcggtcggtcggtcggtcgaccGTCGGTGTCGttcgtcggtcggccagtcggtcggtcggccgtcggagtcggtcggagtcggccagtcggtcggtcggggtcggggtcgtcggtcggtatatcccaacagtagcccccccactcctgagcccgatgtcgtgttggctcgcgtgaacacgtgggcgacggcttcggacgaaaggagtggttttccgtctTTTCCTGctccgactctggcgatcacatcaacgaacgatccaatatcggtcgtcccgactgtaggccgagcatgcacgtcgggtcggaggtcggccaacctccgaacgttgctcgtcgacacgatcattccgcagaatctgatagtcgagtagcatccgacgtataggataacgatggcaagtcgaatatccgttgtccggtccttggtcggacgtatgcgtcaggatgtatgataaacggtggcaagccgaatatccttcgatcggtcgtgaccagatcggtatgtcgcgaatgcgactgcggtcgtcttggcattttgcctttcttagtcgaagctaagtcggcaagttagccagccgcattagtcgaagccctttacCTTCAAaggtgggggccgtcgtagatattccgctccttcaaTCTCCACCGTAGAATCCGATATGTCCTCGTAGATTGAGCAATCGGTTCGACGATTCGTCGATCAGGCCGACGATGGAGTtatagattcggcgatcggcaatcaagccatgttggtcggggccttttgccttcaaaggctgaggccgtcgatttcggcgatcggtgatcgagccgtgttggtcggagccttttgccttcagaggccgaggccgttggtttgatgatcgatgatcgagtcatgttggtcggggccttttgccttcagaggccgaggccgtcggttcggcgatcggtgatcgagccgttgattcggcgatcgacgatcggccatgttggtcggagc
Protein-coding regions in this window:
- the LOC105039864 gene encoding senescence-specific cysteine protease SAG39-like: MAHRCFILVLLVLGVMFTVATARAIGDVPMRAKFEQWMAKYERFYTDATEKERRFQIFKDNYEYIESFNKAGKYTYTLALNNFADMTDDEVDTSYPCAGGGESERPKSATGSFRYADFDDLPDEVDWASKGAVTNAKNQGNCGSCTAFSAVAAIEGISQIKTGNLIPLAPQQIMDCDPNSLGCKGGWVSNAFIYVINNGGIASEVNYTYKAVTGSCAANETLYLAATISGYEFVPPNNETALMQAVANQPVSISICAHGRNFKRYGGGLFEGPCDSCFSHAMTIVGYGTYYDDDDTEYWRLKNSYGEGWGENGFMYIKRNVESYGEGLCSLAKEPLYPTK